CAGATCGCGGCCCGGTTTTTCCATCACGGCAACGGTCGGCTGCCGGATCCCCAGCACCTGCGCCATTTCAACCTGCGTTTTCTGCACTTTTTCGCGCAGCTCGGCAAGGTGAATGTTCAGCATGATGTCCGCCGCCAGCGCCTGCGCGTTGGCCACGACCTCGGGCTTTTCATCGGCAATAAGCTGTTCCAACGTTCTGCCCATCGCGTCACTCCTTCTCGTTTAATGTGTTCAGCCAGTTCGTGAATTCCCGATCGGCAGCCTGGATCATCCGATCGTAAAAACGTTTTTCATTACCGGCTTTATTGCCCGCACAAAGCACAATGCCGATACGGTACGGATCGAAGGCGAAGAATGCCCGCAACGGTTCGCCTCGGCACTGAATGCGCAGCTCTTTCATATTGCTGTAACGTGAACCTTTAACCGTATCGGCATAGGGCCTGGGCAGCCCCGGCCTCTTTTCCCGCAGGACCATCAATGCGGCAAGCACGCCGGCCCGATCGGCATCGGTGAGTGAGCTAAACCAGTTATCAAACGCATCCGTTGTCTTAATTTCCCACACGGGACCTCCCTGCAAATATAGAACAGCAACTATATAGATGTAAAGCTATAGCAGAGAGGCATCAGAATGGCATGTAGAGGCATGCGTGGTTACTGCAAGGCTGAACGTACATCCACGCATTTTGCAAACGCAATGCGAGGCATTCACCTTTTTACGAGCGGTATCGAACAATCGGTCAGAGGCAGAGGCATTCCTTCGCCGCCCCTTTATGAACCCTGTCACAAAACGCGCATAACGTTTTCGGCGTTCTACGCAGCGGGCGATGAGCAATAAATTTGTTAACACCACGTTACGCAAGGTTGAGCAAAGTTGTTAACGCAGATTGATGCGCCAAACGCATCGCGCCATGCGTTTATTGCGCTTATTTAGTTTATTTTCCTGAGCGAGTCTTCAACAACAGGCGCGGCGTCAGGCGCCAATAGCAAACTGGAGATAAAGATGCATTCCTCTTCCTCACCCATGACCATCCGGGCCAGAACCGGCGCGATACTGCGCGTCACCTCCGGCAACTTTCTGGAACAGTTCGACTTCTTTCTGTTCGGCTTTTACGCCACCTATATCGCACACACCTTTTTCCCGGCCAGCAGCGAGTTCGCCTCGCTGATGATGACCTTCGCGGTATTCGGCGCAGGTTTTCTGATGCGCCCCATCGGCGCCATCGTGCTGGGCGCTTACATCGATAAAGTCGGCCGCCGCAAAGGGCTGATCGTGACCCTGTCGATCATGGCCGCAGGCACCTTCCTGATCGTGCTGATCCCCTCTTATCAAAGCATCGGGCTTTGGGCGCCGCTGCTGGTGCTGTGCGGGCGCCTGCTGCAAGGCTTCTCGGCGGGCGCGGAGCTGGGCGGCGTGTCCGTCTATCTGGCCGAGATCGCCACGCCGGGCCGTAAGGGCTTCTACACCAGCTGGCAGTCCGGCAGCCAGCAGGTGGCGATCATGGTGGCGGCGGCCATGGGTTTCGCACTCAATGCGACGCTGGAAGAAAGCGCCATTCGCGAGTGGGGATGGCGCCTCCCTTTCCTGTTCGGCTGCCTGATCGTTCCCTTCATCTTCCTCCTGCGCCGCAAGCTGGAAGAGACACAGGAATTTAGCGCCCGCCGTCACCACCTGGCGATGCGCGACGTGTTTAAAACCCTGCTGAAAAACTGGCCGGTGGTGATCGCCGGCATGCTGATGGTCGCCATGACCACCACCGCGTTTTACCTGATCACCGTTTATGCACCGACCTTCGGCAAAAAGGTGTTGCTGCTCAGCGCCTCCGACAGCCTGCTGGTCACCTTGCTGGTCGCGATTTCCAACTTCATCTGGCTGCCCATCGGCGGCGCGCTGTCGGACCGCTTCGGCCGCAAGCCGGTGCTGGTCGCCATGACGCTGCTGACGTTGGCCACCGCCTACCCGGCACTCAGCCTGCTCGCCGCCGCACCGAGCTTCAGCAGGATGCTGGCCGTGCTGCTGTGGCTGTCCTTCATTTACGGCCTCTATAACGGCGCGATGATCCCAGCCTTAACGGAGATCATGCCAACGGAGGTGCGGGTGGCCGGATTCTCGCTGGCCTACAGCCTGGCGACGGCGGTGTTCGGCGGCTTTACGCCGGTGATCTCCACCGCGTTGATCGAATACACCGGTGACAAGGCTTCACCGGGCTACTGGATGAGCTTCGCCGCGCTGTGCGCCCTGCTGGCGACGCTGTATCTGTATCGTCGCATCGCC
The sequence above is drawn from the Serratia sp. FDAARGOS_506 genome and encodes:
- a CDS encoding XRE family transcriptional regulator; its protein translation is MGRTLEQLIADEKPEVVANAQALAADIMLNIHLAELREKVQKTQVEMAQVLGIRQPTVAVMEKPGRDLKLSSLKRYVEAAGGKLRLDVELPDGSHYEVVL
- a CDS encoding type II toxin-antitoxin system RelE/ParE family toxin, which produces MWEIKTTDAFDNWFSSLTDADRAGVLAALMVLREKRPGLPRPYADTVKGSRYSNMKELRIQCRGEPLRAFFAFDPYRIGIVLCAGNKAGNEKRFYDRMIQAADREFTNWLNTLNEKE
- a CDS encoding MFS transporter codes for the protein MHSSSSPMTIRARTGAILRVTSGNFLEQFDFFLFGFYATYIAHTFFPASSEFASLMMTFAVFGAGFLMRPIGAIVLGAYIDKVGRRKGLIVTLSIMAAGTFLIVLIPSYQSIGLWAPLLVLCGRLLQGFSAGAELGGVSVYLAEIATPGRKGFYTSWQSGSQQVAIMVAAAMGFALNATLEESAIREWGWRLPFLFGCLIVPFIFLLRRKLEETQEFSARRHHLAMRDVFKTLLKNWPVVIAGMLMVAMTTTAFYLITVYAPTFGKKVLLLSASDSLLVTLLVAISNFIWLPIGGALSDRFGRKPVLVAMTLLTLATAYPALSLLAAAPSFSRMLAVLLWLSFIYGLYNGAMIPALTEIMPTEVRVAGFSLAYSLATAVFGGFTPVISTALIEYTGDKASPGYWMSFAALCALLATLYLYRRIAMPLQTAR